A window from Lysobacterales bacterium encodes these proteins:
- a CDS encoding phospholipid carrier-dependent glycosyltransferase gives MSLPARPTQSADRRRQPAWLVPAVLVVLVLLAVLRSQLGTRLDSFTIDEPWHIVAGASYERTGDWRLNPEHPPLTKRWVGVWMPESLLALPPLEPLVDKTQERDYVERIVYLDNDALAIQQRARLAMFAFNGLLLLLTGLLAWRIFGAVPAVALVGLVALEPTLSAHMPLVMTDLPLALTLMLAACCAGLLASDWRWRSALLAGLAMGLALATKHSALAGLAALGLGLVLVLAWQSRRAGVRESIRRLGQLLVAALLAVAVLWAHYDFRFHTSPDGSDPFNREIGAKIGDLNRPVLRTLLATADDHRLLPRPYLWGLADTLRAGVEGRGQVAHLLWGRQYINETPWHVWPSQIVSKLPLATLLMLALALAVLLRARLGRGERVDRVSHGSAAAAAGLRTGASSAPAGQPDAVPVAPSSSSGAPPAPQRDPDGLAARPHDASGLALLMVLIMAGGHLAALAASQGAYAGIRHALPVVLALLLVIALALRQVIVELRAPGAAPLARFHAAAFAALLTTLLVATLPEPRLYEFHNRLAGGSENAWRNFSNESVDLGLRFHEIRAFHDQVVVDGELPFYGSRSRQTEGAGMRIRNLVESLDDDNVDGVYDGYFLIRMGALLPWPAYDWDPDTFYAETEEAFRAGNMQVRKGRIRDPRARANSIAGRLFDYIYRDNGDDWAMVIRRGTEVLAVDPRMVAGHIEIGNAHVRLGQREGALAAYRAFVDQTLVPADPDFVAQVRQQIARIEASETLDGIAPMRQPFLE, from the coding sequence ATGTCCCTGCCCGCCCGCCCCACCCAATCCGCCGATCGCCGCAGGCAGCCGGCCTGGCTGGTACCGGCCGTGCTGGTCGTCCTGGTCCTGCTGGCCGTGCTGCGCTCGCAGCTCGGCACCCGGCTGGACAGCTTCACCATCGACGAGCCCTGGCACATCGTCGCCGGCGCCAGCTACGAGCGCACCGGCGACTGGCGGCTCAACCCCGAGCATCCGCCGCTGACCAAGCGCTGGGTCGGCGTCTGGATGCCGGAATCCCTGCTCGCCCTGCCGCCGCTGGAACCGCTGGTCGACAAGACCCAGGAGCGCGACTACGTCGAGCGTATCGTCTATCTCGACAACGACGCGTTGGCGATCCAGCAGCGCGCGCGGCTGGCGATGTTCGCCTTCAACGGCCTGCTGCTGTTGCTGACCGGCCTGCTCGCCTGGCGCATCTTCGGCGCCGTGCCCGCGGTGGCGCTGGTCGGCCTGGTGGCGCTGGAGCCGACCCTGTCGGCACACATGCCGCTGGTGATGACCGACCTGCCCCTGGCCCTGACCCTGATGCTCGCCGCCTGCTGCGCCGGGCTGCTGGCCAGCGACTGGCGCTGGCGCTCGGCGCTGCTGGCCGGCCTGGCCATGGGCCTGGCGCTGGCGACCAAGCATTCCGCACTGGCCGGCCTGGCCGCGCTGGGACTGGGTCTGGTGCTGGTGCTGGCCTGGCAGTCGCGCCGCGCCGGTGTGCGGGAATCGATCAGGCGCCTGGGCCAGCTGCTGGTCGCCGCCCTGCTCGCCGTCGCCGTGCTCTGGGCCCACTACGACTTCCGCTTCCACACCAGCCCGGACGGCAGCGACCCGTTCAACCGCGAGATCGGCGCCAAGATCGGCGACCTGAACCGGCCGGTGCTGCGCACGCTGCTGGCCACCGCCGACGACCATCGCCTGCTGCCGCGTCCCTACCTGTGGGGCCTGGCCGACACCTTGCGCGCCGGCGTCGAGGGGCGCGGCCAGGTCGCCCATCTGCTGTGGGGTCGGCAGTACATCAACGAGACCCCCTGGCACGTCTGGCCCAGCCAGATCGTCTCCAAGCTGCCGCTGGCGACCCTGCTGATGCTGGCGCTGGCGCTGGCGGTTCTGCTGCGTGCCCGCCTGGGCCGCGGCGAGCGTGTCGACCGGGTGTCCCATGGGTCCGCTGCTGCGGCCGCCGGGCTTCGCACCGGGGCGTCGTCAGCGCCTGCTGGTCAGCCCGACGCGGTGCCGGTGGCGCCCTCGTCGTCAAGCGGAGCACCGCCCGCACCGCAACGCGATCCCGACGGTCTCGCGGCGCGTCCCCATGATGCCTCCGGGCTGGCCCTGCTGATGGTGCTGATCATGGCCGGCGGCCACCTCGCCGCCCTGGCCGCCTCGCAGGGCGCCTATGCCGGCATCCGCCATGCCCTGCCGGTGGTCCTGGCCCTGCTGCTGGTGATCGCGCTGGCGCTGCGCCAGGTGATCGTCGAACTGCGCGCGCCCGGCGCGGCGCCGCTGGCGCGGTTCCATGCTGCCGCCTTCGCGGCGCTGCTGACCACGTTGCTGGTCGCCACCCTGCCCGAGCCACGCCTGTACGAGTTCCACAACCGCCTGGCCGGCGGCAGCGAGAACGCCTGGCGCAACTTCTCCAACGAGTCGGTGGACCTGGGCCTGCGCTTCCATGAGATCCGGGCCTTCCACGACCAGGTGGTGGTCGACGGCGAGCTGCCGTTCTACGGCAGCCGGTCGCGCCAGACCGAAGGCGCCGGCATGCGCATCCGCAACCTGGTGGAGTCGCTCGACGACGACAACGTCGACGGCGTCTACGACGGCTATTTCCTGATCCGCATGGGCGCCCTGCTGCCCTGGCCCGCCTACGACTGGGACCCCGACACCTTCTACGCGGAGACCGAAGAAGCGTTCCGCGCCGGCAACATGCAGGTGCGCAAGGGCCGCATCCGCGACCCCCGCGCGCGCGCCAACAGCATCGCCGGGCGACTGTTCGACTACATCTACCGCGACAACGGCGACGACTGGGCCATGGTCATCCGGCGCGGCACCGAAGTCCTGGCCG